One stretch of Amycolatopsis tolypomycina DNA includes these proteins:
- the folC gene encoding bifunctional tetrahydrofolate synthase/dihydrofolate synthase, with protein MPQDETGRKPDLSDLDSFAGVDELGTSGYEESDDHDPELDVRDTAFEAGGGSRGGIGGVGQLGDNLATGPVPDLSVPEDTELHELDDQGEPVEYGDPNGPEARRELMAVEAELNQRWPETKIEPSLTRISALTQLLGEPNRGYPVLHVAGTNGKGSTARMIDALLTRMGLRVGRYTSPHLQLVTERIALDGRPISAARYAELWHDIAPYVSMVDGASADGVAMSKFEILTGMAFAAFADAPVEAAVLEAGLGGAWDATNVADADVAVITPIGLDHVEYLGPDAVSAAREKAGIIKPGSVAVIAEQDPEVLKVLLERAVEVDAAVARAGSEFGVLEKETAVGGQLLKLQGLGGVYDEIFLPLHGAHQAANAALALAAVEAFFGAGKDKQLVVEAVREAFAEVETPGRLERVRSAPTVLLDAAHNPHGARALATTVSEEFAFRRLVAVVGVMAEKDAHGILDALEPVVSDIVVTRNSSPRSMPLGELNELAISVFGEDRVVAETDLETAIETAIALVETNEDPEEPLAGGGVLVTGSVVTAGEARTLFGKEPA; from the coding sequence GTGCCGCAGGATGAGACAGGTCGCAAGCCGGACCTGTCGGATCTGGACAGCTTCGCGGGCGTCGACGAGCTGGGGACGTCGGGGTACGAGGAGTCCGACGACCACGACCCCGAACTGGACGTCCGCGACACCGCGTTCGAGGCGGGCGGCGGCTCGCGCGGCGGGATCGGCGGCGTCGGCCAGCTGGGCGACAACCTCGCCACCGGCCCGGTGCCCGACCTGAGCGTGCCCGAGGACACCGAGCTGCACGAGCTCGACGACCAGGGCGAGCCGGTCGAGTACGGCGACCCGAACGGCCCCGAGGCGCGGCGCGAGCTGATGGCCGTCGAGGCCGAGCTGAACCAGCGCTGGCCGGAGACGAAGATCGAGCCGTCGCTCACCCGCATTTCGGCGCTCACGCAGCTGCTGGGCGAGCCGAACCGCGGCTACCCGGTGCTGCACGTGGCCGGCACGAACGGCAAGGGCTCCACGGCCCGGATGATCGACGCGCTGCTGACCCGGATGGGCTTGCGCGTCGGCCGCTACACGAGCCCGCACCTGCAGCTGGTCACCGAGCGGATCGCGCTCGACGGCCGGCCGATCTCCGCCGCGCGCTACGCCGAGCTGTGGCACGACATCGCGCCGTACGTGTCCATGGTGGACGGTGCTTCGGCGGACGGCGTGGCGATGAGCAAGTTCGAGATCCTCACCGGGATGGCGTTCGCCGCGTTCGCCGACGCGCCGGTGGAGGCCGCGGTGCTGGAGGCGGGCCTGGGCGGGGCCTGGGACGCCACGAACGTCGCGGACGCCGACGTCGCCGTCATCACGCCGATCGGCCTCGACCACGTCGAGTACCTGGGGCCCGACGCGGTGAGCGCGGCGCGCGAGAAGGCGGGCATCATCAAGCCGGGTTCGGTCGCGGTCATCGCCGAGCAGGACCCCGAGGTGCTCAAGGTGCTGCTGGAGCGCGCGGTCGAGGTCGACGCCGCGGTGGCCCGCGCGGGCAGCGAGTTCGGCGTGCTGGAGAAGGAGACCGCCGTCGGCGGGCAGCTGCTGAAGCTGCAGGGCCTCGGCGGGGTGTACGACGAGATCTTCCTCCCGCTCCACGGCGCCCACCAGGCCGCGAACGCCGCGCTGGCGCTGGCCGCGGTCGAGGCGTTCTTCGGCGCGGGCAAGGACAAGCAGCTGGTCGTCGAGGCGGTGCGCGAGGCGTTCGCCGAGGTCGAGACCCCGGGCAGGCTCGAGCGGGTCCGTTCGGCCCCGACTGTCCTGCTCGACGCGGCGCACAACCCGCACGGCGCCCGCGCCCTCGCGACGACGGTGTCCGAGGAGTTCGCCTTCCGCCGCCTGGTCGCGGTGGTCGGCGTGATGGCCGAGAAGGACGCCCACGGCATCCTCGACGCGCTGGAGCCGGTGGTGTCGGACATCGTCGTGACGCGCAATTCCTCGCCCCGGTCGATGCCGCTGGGCGAGCTGAACGAGCTGGCGATCTCGGTGTTCGGCGAAGACCGCGTCGTGGCGGAGACGGACCTGGAGACGGCGATCGAGACGGCGATCGCGCTGGTGGAGACCAACGAAGACCCGGAGGAACCCCTGGCGGGCGGCGGCGTGCTGGTCACCGGCTCCGTGGTGACGGCGGGCGAGGCGCGCACGCTGTTCGGGAAGGAGCCGGCATGA
- a CDS encoding DUF4233 domain-containing protein, producing MTSPSQQKPKDPMKGFRGVMSGTLIMEAITVALALPVVNKLGGGISTGTGWTVIAVAVLLIVTCGFVKRTWAVPLILVLQVVLIALVFWLPAIAVLGVIFLAVWLWLLWLRRDVARRMAAGTLASQQPQP from the coding sequence ATGACCTCGCCGTCGCAGCAGAAGCCCAAGGACCCGATGAAGGGCTTCCGCGGCGTGATGTCCGGCACGCTGATCATGGAGGCGATCACGGTCGCCCTGGCCCTCCCGGTGGTCAACAAGCTCGGCGGCGGCATCTCGACCGGTACCGGCTGGACGGTCATCGCGGTGGCGGTGCTGCTGATCGTGACGTGCGGGTTCGTCAAGCGCACGTGGGCGGTGCCGCTGATCCTGGTGTTGCAGGTGGTGCTCATCGCCCTGGTGTTCTGGCTGCCGGCGATCGCGGTGCTGGGCGTGATCTTCCTGGCGGTGTGGCTGTGGCTGCTGTGGCTGCGCCGCGACGTCGCGCGGCGGATGGCCGCGGGGACGCTGGCGAGCCAGCAACCCCAGCCCTGA
- a CDS encoding alkaline phosphatase D family protein yields MTEHSRRTLLKAGLTGASAVAAGLALPSAAFAAVPLVRGDRPVLTHGVQSGDVTPGSAIVWSRVDRPSRLVVEIARDPSFRHARRVAGPLAGPDSGGTGRVRVPALAPGTEYHYRVTAEALDGRATSEPLTGRFATAPVGRRDARIVWSGDVVGQNWGINPDLGGMTIFSAMAARCPDLFLHSGDTVYSDGPLTETVTLPGGRTWRNVVTPEKAKVAETLDEFRGQHAYNRLDDHFKRFAAQVPSYVQWDDHEVLNNWYPGKILDNPAYTEKRVDVLAPRAYQAFHEWHPIDSRRAVDGRVYRSFRYGSRVEIFVLDMRTYRNANTADRTKPGYILGDAQARWLADALGRSTATWKIVQADMPLGLVVPDGANIEAVANNLPGAPGGRETELAWVLREIQRRRVRNVVWLTADVHYTAAHHYSPDRAAFQDFDPFWEFVSGPLNAGAFGPNTLDPTFGPEAVFVHAPPSANTAPIDGFQHFGELNVDGASGDLTVDLRDATGASLWSKTLHPQGR; encoded by the coding sequence ATGACCGAACACTCCCGCCGCACGCTCCTCAAGGCCGGCCTCACCGGCGCCTCCGCGGTCGCCGCCGGCCTCGCGCTGCCGTCCGCCGCCTTCGCCGCCGTCCCGCTCGTGCGCGGGGACCGGCCGGTGCTCACCCACGGCGTCCAGTCCGGCGACGTCACCCCGGGTTCGGCGATCGTCTGGTCGCGCGTGGACCGGCCGTCGCGCCTGGTCGTCGAGATCGCGCGGGACCCGTCGTTCCGGCACGCGCGCCGGGTCGCGGGCCCGCTGGCAGGCCCGGACAGCGGCGGCACCGGCCGCGTGCGCGTCCCCGCGCTGGCACCCGGCACCGAGTACCACTACCGCGTCACCGCGGAAGCCCTCGACGGCCGCGCCACGAGCGAGCCGCTGACCGGCCGGTTCGCCACCGCGCCGGTGGGCCGCCGCGACGCGCGGATCGTGTGGTCGGGCGACGTCGTCGGCCAGAACTGGGGCATCAACCCGGACCTGGGCGGGATGACGATCTTCTCCGCGATGGCCGCCCGCTGCCCGGACCTGTTCCTGCACAGCGGCGACACGGTGTACTCCGACGGCCCGCTGACCGAGACCGTCACCCTCCCGGGCGGCCGGACGTGGCGCAACGTCGTCACGCCGGAGAAGGCGAAGGTCGCCGAGACGCTCGACGAGTTCCGCGGCCAGCACGCCTATAACCGCCTCGACGACCACTTCAAGCGCTTCGCCGCGCAGGTGCCGTCCTACGTCCAGTGGGACGACCACGAAGTCCTCAACAACTGGTACCCGGGCAAGATCCTCGACAACCCGGCCTACACCGAGAAGCGCGTCGACGTCCTCGCGCCGCGGGCGTACCAGGCGTTCCACGAGTGGCACCCGATCGACTCGCGCCGGGCCGTCGACGGCCGTGTCTACCGCAGCTTCCGCTACGGCTCCCGCGTCGAGATCTTCGTCCTGGACATGCGGACCTACCGCAACGCCAACACGGCCGACCGGACCAAGCCGGGGTACATCCTCGGCGACGCGCAGGCCCGCTGGCTGGCCGACGCGCTCGGCCGCAGCACGGCGACCTGGAAGATCGTCCAGGCCGACATGCCGCTGGGCCTGGTCGTCCCGGACGGCGCGAACATCGAAGCCGTGGCGAACAACCTGCCCGGCGCGCCCGGCGGCCGCGAAACGGAACTGGCGTGGGTGCTGCGGGAAATCCAGCGCCGCCGCGTCCGCAACGTCGTCTGGCTGACCGCCGACGTCCACTACACCGCCGCGCACCACTATTCACCCGACCGGGCGGCCTTCCAGGACTTCGACCCGTTCTGGGAGTTCGTGTCGGGCCCGCTGAACGCCGGCGCGTTCGGGCCGAACACCCTCGACCCGACGTTCGGCCCGGAGGCGGTCTTCGTGCACGCCCCGCCGTCGGCGAACACGGCCCCGATCGACGGCTTCCAGCACTTCGGCGAGCTGAACGTCGACGGCGCGAGCGGCGACCTCACGGTGGACCTGCGCGACGCCACCGGGGCGTCGCTGTGGTCGAAGACACTGCACCCGCAGGGCCGCTGA
- a CDS encoding maleylpyruvate isomerase family mycothiol-dependent enzyme, with product MTKMPFDARAYLPVLAELTGAFAAALRTADPAAAVPDCDGWTVTDLATHLGNVHRWAATIVRTGEVHPQDSAVGAGGDLVSWYAESARLLLAELETADPGDPCWHFAGTGKTKAFWFRRQVHETAVHLADLGSGHVLDPAVAADGVDEVFTAMLPRVTRWHAVPQLPGPVTLRATDTGDVWTVHPGEPPALGPAVSGGATVEAPARDLLLRLWKRTGPDPRATGDAAKALLAAPLTP from the coding sequence ATGACGAAGATGCCGTTCGACGCCCGCGCGTACCTGCCGGTGCTGGCGGAGCTGACCGGCGCGTTCGCCGCGGCGCTGCGCACGGCCGACCCGGCCGCGGCGGTGCCCGACTGCGACGGCTGGACCGTCACCGATCTCGCGACGCACCTGGGCAACGTGCACCGCTGGGCCGCGACGATCGTCCGCACCGGCGAGGTGCACCCGCAGGACTCCGCCGTCGGCGCGGGCGGCGACCTCGTGTCGTGGTACGCCGAAAGCGCGCGCCTCCTGCTCGCCGAGCTGGAGACCGCCGACCCCGGGGACCCGTGCTGGCACTTCGCCGGCACCGGGAAGACCAAGGCGTTCTGGTTCCGCCGTCAGGTCCACGAAACCGCCGTCCACCTCGCCGACCTCGGCAGCGGCCACGTGCTCGACCCGGCCGTGGCCGCGGACGGCGTCGACGAGGTCTTCACGGCGATGCTGCCGCGGGTGACGCGCTGGCACGCCGTACCGCAGCTGCCCGGGCCCGTCACCCTGCGCGCCACCGACACCGGCGACGTCTGGACCGTGCACCCCGGCGAGCCGCCCGCGCTCGGGCCGGCCGTTTCCGGCGGCGCGACCGTCGAAGCGCCCGCACGCGATCTGCTGCTGCGCCTGTGGAAGCGCACCGGGCCGGACCCGCGCGCGACCGGCGACGCCGCGAAGGCGCTCCTCGCCGCACCGCTGACCCCGTGA
- the ndk gene encoding nucleoside-diphosphate kinase → MTERTLVLVKPDGVARGLVGEVISRIERKGLQLAALELRTVPQALAEEHYAEHKERPFFGDLLEFITSGPLVALAVEGPRAIAAFRQLAGGTDPVEKATPGTIRGDFALETQYNLVHGSDSPESAERELKLWFPDL, encoded by the coding sequence GTGACTGAACGCACGCTGGTCCTGGTCAAGCCCGATGGCGTCGCGCGCGGCCTCGTCGGCGAAGTCATCTCGCGGATCGAGCGCAAGGGCCTCCAGCTCGCCGCGCTCGAGCTGCGGACCGTGCCGCAGGCGCTGGCCGAGGAGCACTACGCCGAGCACAAGGAGCGGCCGTTCTTCGGCGACCTGCTGGAGTTCATCACCTCGGGCCCGCTGGTCGCGCTCGCCGTCGAGGGCCCGCGCGCCATCGCCGCGTTCCGCCAGCTCGCCGGCGGCACCGACCCGGTCGAGAAGGCCACCCCGGGCACCATCCGCGGCGACTTCGCGCTGGAGACCCAGTACAACCTGGTCCACGGCTCGGACTCGCCGGAGTCGGCCGAGCGTGAGCTGAAGCTCTGGTTCCCCGACCTGTGA
- a CDS encoding penicillin acylase family protein, giving the protein MTHIRKVLAALAAALSVTTLCTGVAAAGESSAKAVLRYTEHGIPHIVAQDYAGLGYGYGYASATDNVCELAKIYVTVSAQRSRYFGPDGEGYPSLSEAKNNLHSDLFFQQLNDSGVVDRLVAQPAPQGPRPEVRQVVSGYVKGFNAFLARTGRSGITDPACRGAEWVRPITEQDFYRHFYSIAVTGGLGFVTEGLFAAPPSGASTPAPGTPAQLSASLRDGLGKGGLGSNGIAVGADGTAAGKGSVLLGNPHYPWHDGRRFWQSQLTIPGRVDVAGASLLGMPFVMIGHTADAAWTHTVSTPVTFGLFEVPLAAGDPTTYVVDGKPEKMTSREVTVQVRQADGSLKPARQTFWSTRYGPVLNDVGGIPMPWTAKSAYALRDANATNMRGLNTWFELDQARSTADVVRALSRTQGVPWVNTIATDRAGNALYADIQVVPHVTDELARTCSTPVGQQTLATDGLAILDGSRSSCRWGSDPDALEPGIFAPSRLPQQQRRDYELNANDSAWLSNARAPLTGFPRIVSDQDTERSPRTREALRTAEASKFTADSMKKMLFADHSLFADLAAADLAKLCASFPGGLAPSSTGPVPVGAACDALASWDHRYTLDSRGSLLFQRFGVRLGNVDRFTVPFDPKAPLTTPNTLNIGDAGVQKAFGDALVELRAAGLAPDARLRDGQAVTRNGERIPIHGAQGFLGVLNVMTPVWDPARGNAEVAHGSSFVQVVGFSGRGCPDSSTLLTYSQSANPKSPYFSDQTKLYSRGEWVEGRFCEADILRSPALRVVVLR; this is encoded by the coding sequence ATGACGCACATCCGAAAGGTGTTGGCCGCTCTCGCGGCCGCGCTCTCGGTCACCACTCTCTGCACCGGCGTCGCGGCGGCCGGGGAAAGCAGCGCGAAAGCCGTGCTGCGCTACACCGAACACGGCATCCCGCACATCGTCGCCCAGGACTACGCGGGCCTCGGCTACGGATACGGCTACGCATCGGCGACCGACAACGTCTGCGAGCTCGCGAAGATCTACGTCACGGTGAGCGCCCAGCGGTCGCGGTACTTCGGGCCGGACGGCGAGGGCTACCCGTCGTTGTCCGAGGCGAAGAACAACCTGCACAGCGACCTGTTCTTCCAGCAGCTCAACGACTCCGGCGTGGTCGACAGGCTGGTCGCGCAGCCCGCGCCGCAGGGGCCGCGGCCGGAGGTCCGGCAGGTCGTTTCGGGCTACGTCAAGGGGTTCAACGCGTTCCTCGCCCGCACCGGCCGGTCCGGGATCACCGATCCGGCCTGCCGCGGCGCCGAGTGGGTCCGGCCGATCACCGAGCAGGACTTCTACCGGCACTTCTACTCCATCGCCGTCACCGGCGGCCTCGGCTTCGTCACCGAAGGGCTGTTCGCGGCGCCGCCGTCCGGTGCGTCGACACCCGCCCCGGGCACGCCCGCGCAGCTGTCCGCGAGCCTGCGCGACGGGCTGGGCAAGGGCGGGCTCGGCAGCAACGGCATCGCCGTCGGCGCGGACGGAACCGCGGCGGGCAAAGGCAGTGTGCTGCTCGGCAACCCGCACTACCCGTGGCACGACGGACGGCGGTTCTGGCAGAGCCAGCTGACCATTCCCGGCCGGGTCGACGTCGCCGGGGCGAGCCTGCTCGGCATGCCGTTCGTGATGATCGGGCACACCGCGGACGCGGCCTGGACGCACACGGTGTCCACTCCGGTCACGTTCGGCCTGTTCGAGGTGCCGCTGGCCGCCGGTGACCCGACGACGTACGTGGTCGACGGCAAGCCCGAGAAGATGACGTCCCGCGAGGTCACGGTCCAGGTGCGCCAGGCCGACGGTTCGCTGAAGCCGGCGCGGCAGACGTTCTGGTCGACGCGGTACGGCCCGGTGCTGAACGACGTCGGCGGGATCCCGATGCCGTGGACGGCGAAGTCGGCGTACGCGCTGCGCGACGCCAACGCGACGAACATGCGCGGGCTGAACACGTGGTTCGAGCTCGACCAGGCCCGCAGCACCGCCGACGTCGTGCGCGCGCTCAGCCGCACCCAGGGTGTGCCGTGGGTGAACACGATCGCCACCGACCGCGCGGGCAACGCGCTGTACGCCGACATCCAGGTCGTCCCGCACGTCACCGACGAGCTGGCCCGCACCTGCAGCACGCCGGTGGGGCAGCAGACACTCGCCACCGATGGACTGGCCATTTTGGACGGTTCACGGTCGTCGTGCCGGTGGGGTTCGGACCCGGACGCGCTGGAGCCGGGGATCTTCGCACCGTCCCGGCTGCCGCAGCAACAGCGCCGGGACTACGAGCTGAACGCGAACGACAGCGCCTGGCTCTCGAACGCCCGGGCCCCGCTCACCGGCTTCCCGCGGATCGTCAGCGACCAGGACACCGAGCGTTCCCCGCGCACGCGGGAAGCGCTGCGCACGGCCGAGGCGAGCAAGTTCACGGCGGACTCGATGAAGAAGATGCTCTTCGCCGACCACAGCCTGTTCGCCGACCTCGCGGCGGCGGACCTCGCCAAGCTGTGCGCGTCGTTCCCGGGCGGGCTGGCACCGTCGTCGACCGGCCCGGTCCCGGTCGGCGCGGCGTGTGACGCCCTCGCGAGCTGGGACCACCGGTACACGCTCGACAGCCGTGGTTCCCTGTTGTTCCAACGGTTCGGTGTGCGGCTCGGCAACGTCGACCGGTTCACGGTGCCGTTCGACCCGAAGGCGCCGCTGACCACACCGAACACGCTCAACATCGGCGACGCGGGTGTGCAGAAGGCCTTCGGGGACGCGCTCGTGGAACTGCGCGCGGCGGGCCTCGCCCCGGACGCGCGGCTGCGCGACGGCCAAGCGGTGACCCGCAACGGCGAGCGCATCCCGATCCACGGCGCCCAGGGTTTCCTCGGGGTGCTGAACGTGATGACACCGGTGTGGGACCCGGCCCGCGGCAACGCCGAGGTGGCGCACGGGTCGAGTTTCGTCCAGGTGGTGGGGTTCAGCGGTCGCGGGTGCCCGGATTCGTCGACGTTGCTGACGTATTCGCAGTCGGCCAACCCGAAGTCGCCGTACTTCAGTGATCAGACGAAGCTGTACAGCCGTGGTGAGTGGGTGGAGGGCCGGTTCTGCGAGGCCGACATCCTGCGGTCGCCCGCGCTGCGAGTCGTCGTGCTGCGGTGA
- a CDS encoding phosphodiester glycosidase family protein produces the protein MPFVALFATAFVVPGDRLDAPLGTPPIEAAPAGSSAHEGPGVFAAADVDDGLVTGSATTEVAPGLNLTQFDRFDPAGWIRGDTLAVDLGSKVLRPTYLSPGTVSARTPLSQQVARAGAVAGVNGDFFDINATGAPIGVGIDRGQLQTAPAAGHNLTASVTDAGKAALASVFLEATVTLPSGVVKATNFNSPVLGTDAIGVYTPLWGASSRRTSVAGASRVREVELRDGVVTAVREQAADGPIAAGTTLLLAREAGADALAALQPGDAVGVTYAPRSDAGKIAVAVGGNKVLLRDGVVQPVDDVALHPRTAVGFSADGRKLWLATVDGRQADSRGMTELELARHLKSLGADDALNLDGGGSSTLLARTEGEAAPSVRNAPSDGGERLVPNGIGFTTVPGSGRLTGFAPAPAVTADGADRVLAGLTRRLVAHGHDETGAAVAADPRWTTSDPRRATVTRGVVTGHGAGAVDVVARSGRASGKTALAVLGKPVRLGTSTEQVALSGAGARSTFKVYGYDADGYGTWLEPDDVKLDYDHSVVRVKPSGDGYAVTALTSSGASAITASAAGLTTHLAASVGTVAQVAAPLDGPAGWSATVFPAVVGAALSAAPGRDGGAGLALDYRLTGTTATRAAYVTPSSPLPVPPGTQKIGLWVDGDGKGAWLRAELRDAANVASIVDLSLSVDWTGWRYVTAAIPAGLPSGQRLARFYAVENVPDQQYEGRLGFDDLTFEVAPTTAVPADPAPRDPALVTDGVLAGGLRVAVVSDAQFTADDPAGPLVAQARRALREAVAAKPDLVLLNGDFVDRGTAPDFALARQVITDELEGKVPWYYVPGNHEAEGGNGLANFQAAFGATHRVTDVHGIRLVLLDSSRGTLRAGGFDQVRLLRTALDSAAADRSVRGVVVAMHHPVRDPSPTGNSQLGDRKEAALLTRWLTGFEQASGKPAAAVASHAGVFSLSRVDGVPYLVNGNSGKAPAAAPGDGGFVGWTLLRIDPADRAQPVRFETRPNVDALSLTGPSSMAPGERAVVRASVRQGSRDVPVSYPVSADWTVGRGVVAFDPASGVLTALRPGVARLSVQVNGVSQTLVVTVRG, from the coding sequence CTGCCGTTCGTCGCCCTGTTCGCGACGGCCTTCGTCGTCCCCGGCGATCGCCTCGACGCCCCGCTCGGCACCCCGCCGATCGAGGCCGCGCCCGCCGGATCGTCGGCCCACGAAGGGCCGGGCGTCTTCGCCGCCGCGGACGTCGACGACGGCCTGGTCACCGGCAGTGCGACCACCGAGGTCGCGCCCGGGCTGAACCTCACCCAGTTCGACCGGTTCGACCCGGCGGGCTGGATCCGCGGCGACACCCTCGCCGTCGACCTCGGCAGCAAGGTCCTGCGGCCCACGTACCTGAGCCCCGGCACGGTTTCCGCGCGCACGCCGCTGTCGCAGCAGGTGGCGCGGGCGGGTGCGGTGGCCGGCGTCAACGGCGACTTCTTCGACATCAACGCCACCGGCGCGCCGATCGGCGTCGGCATCGACCGCGGGCAGCTGCAGACGGCACCTGCCGCCGGGCACAACCTCACCGCGTCGGTCACCGACGCGGGCAAGGCGGCTTTGGCCTCGGTCTTCCTCGAAGCCACCGTGACGCTGCCCAGTGGGGTTGTGAAAGCGACCAACTTCAACAGCCCGGTCCTGGGCACGGACGCGATCGGCGTCTACACGCCGTTGTGGGGCGCTTCGAGCCGCCGGACGTCGGTCGCGGGCGCCTCACGAGTGCGCGAGGTCGAGCTGCGCGACGGCGTCGTCACCGCCGTGCGCGAGCAGGCGGCGGACGGCCCGATCGCGGCGGGCACCACACTGCTGCTGGCCCGCGAAGCCGGGGCGGACGCACTCGCGGCACTGCAGCCGGGTGACGCGGTCGGCGTCACCTATGCGCCGCGCTCGGACGCCGGGAAGATCGCGGTCGCCGTGGGCGGCAACAAGGTCCTCCTCCGCGACGGCGTCGTGCAACCGGTCGACGACGTCGCCCTGCACCCGCGGACCGCGGTCGGCTTCTCCGCCGACGGCCGGAAACTGTGGCTGGCCACCGTGGACGGGCGGCAGGCCGACAGCCGCGGGATGACCGAGCTGGAACTCGCGCGCCACCTGAAGAGCCTCGGCGCCGACGACGCCCTCAACCTCGACGGCGGCGGTTCGTCGACGCTCCTGGCGCGCACCGAGGGCGAAGCGGCGCCGAGCGTCCGGAACGCGCCGTCCGACGGCGGGGAACGCCTGGTGCCCAACGGCATCGGCTTCACGACCGTGCCGGGCAGCGGCCGGCTCACCGGGTTCGCGCCGGCCCCGGCGGTGACGGCGGACGGCGCCGACCGCGTGCTGGCCGGCCTGACCCGGCGCCTGGTCGCCCACGGCCACGACGAAACCGGCGCCGCGGTGGCCGCCGACCCGCGCTGGACCACGTCGGACCCGCGGCGGGCGACCGTGACGCGCGGCGTGGTCACCGGCCATGGCGCGGGTGCCGTCGACGTCGTCGCGCGGTCCGGCCGGGCGTCCGGGAAGACGGCGCTTGCGGTGCTGGGCAAGCCCGTCCGGCTCGGCACCAGCACCGAGCAGGTCGCGTTGTCGGGCGCGGGCGCGCGAAGCACCTTCAAGGTCTACGGCTATGACGCCGACGGCTACGGCACCTGGCTGGAGCCTGACGACGTCAAGCTCGACTACGACCACTCCGTCGTGCGGGTCAAGCCCTCCGGTGACGGCTACGCGGTCACCGCGCTGACGTCCTCCGGCGCGTCGGCGATCACCGCGTCGGCCGCCGGCCTGACCACGCACCTGGCCGCGTCGGTCGGCACGGTCGCGCAGGTCGCGGCCCCGCTGGACGGTCCGGCGGGCTGGTCGGCCACGGTGTTCCCGGCGGTCGTCGGTGCGGCGCTGTCGGCGGCACCCGGCCGCGACGGCGGCGCCGGGCTCGCGCTGGACTACCGGCTGACCGGCACCACCGCGACGCGCGCGGCCTACGTGACGCCGTCTTCGCCGCTTCCGGTGCCGCCGGGTACGCAGAAGATCGGGTTGTGGGTCGACGGCGACGGCAAGGGCGCGTGGCTGCGGGCGGAGCTGCGGGACGCCGCGAACGTGGCGTCCATTGTGGACCTTTCGCTGAGCGTCGACTGGACGGGCTGGCGGTACGTCACGGCCGCGATCCCGGCCGGCCTGCCTTCGGGACAGCGCCTGGCGCGCTTCTACGCCGTGGAGAACGTCCCGGACCAGCAGTACGAAGGCCGGCTGGGGTTCGACGACCTCACCTTCGAGGTGGCGCCGACGACGGCCGTGCCCGCCGACCCCGCCCCGCGCGACCCGGCGCTGGTCACCGACGGCGTCCTGGCCGGCGGCCTGCGGGTCGCGGTCGTCAGCGACGCCCAGTTCACCGCGGACGACCCGGCGGGGCCGCTGGTCGCCCAGGCCCGGCGGGCGCTGCGCGAAGCCGTCGCCGCGAAGCCGGATCTGGTGCTGCTCAACGGCGATTTCGTCGACCGCGGCACCGCGCCCGACTTCGCGCTGGCCCGGCAGGTGATCACCGACGAGCTCGAGGGCAAGGTGCCCTGGTACTACGTGCCGGGCAACCACGAGGCCGAAGGCGGCAACGGCCTCGCGAACTTCCAGGCAGCCTTCGGCGCGACGCACCGGGTCACCGACGTCCACGGCATCCGGCTGGTGCTGCTCGACTCCTCTCGCGGCACGCTGCGGGCCGGCGGCTTCGACCAGGTCAGGCTGCTGCGCACGGCGCTGGACTCCGCGGCGGCCGACCGGTCGGTCCGCGGGGTCGTCGTCGCCATGCACCACCCGGTGCGGGACCCGAGCCCGACCGGGAACTCCCAGCTCGGCGACCGGAAGGAGGCCGCGCTGCTGACCCGGTGGCTGACCGGGTTCGAGCAGGCGTCCGGCAAGCCCGCGGCCGCGGTGGCGTCGCACGCCGGCGTGTTCTCGCTGTCGCGGGTCGACGGGGTGCCGTACCTGGTCAACGGCAACTCGGGCAAGGCGCCCGCGGCCGCGCCCGGCGACGGCGGGTTCGTCGGCTGGACGCTGCTGCGGATCGACCCGGCCGACCGTGCGCAGCCGGTGCGGTTCGAGACGCGGCCCAACGTCGACGCGCTGTCGCTGACCGGGCCGTCGTCGATGGCACCCGGCGAGCGCGCCGTCGTCCGGGCTTCGGTGCGGCAGGGCTCGCGGGACGTGCCGGTGTCCTACCCGGTGAGCGCGGACTGGACGGTCGGCCGGGGTGTCGTCGCGTTCGACCCGGCTTCGGGCGTCCTGACGGCGTTGCGGCCGGGTGTCGCACGCCTGTCCGTGCAGGTGAACGGCGTCTCGCAGACGCTGGTGGTGACCGTCCGCGGCTAA